One window from the genome of Sardina pilchardus chromosome 12, fSarPil1.1, whole genome shotgun sequence encodes:
- the LOC134097464 gene encoding uncharacterized protein LOC134097464 yields the protein MVGLWPLLGLQLAVSVLWSEAAPLVPEAPGTFAPPSGAPGCAARQDRQAPEQAPEQAPEQATEQATEQAPEQAADGLEPQLAQRWSYECPSVPRLAPPPVPAAEAEAAAAEDEGEEGEEGGAAAIAGGDRAPLTEGDPATEGLLQGGAVEEEARGQVTLTTTSTTTTTSSSTSSAVAASALAGAQSPVEERGSSPALVTSTPSTAAEQQAPWQPPDGLADGHRDAAEPGDRVAHEEEEEEEEEKGDEEEEGEGEGLAHFLRAASVGASPATDGTRGRAAAYAATSATSATTPAMPTAAPPSAGPSGRETDGRGAAQMAQQSGDLTQAGGHAAAGQRSGSPAHTPGTAHTPGTGTGTPARAAPEGHWGGDEGRWEAALTRAPLGTPSSPDSESAREAASTAAERNPPPSGSVQEGLLGASVQPGDGTTWPVPHGESSAERRSQEEEEAAAGVTSPAAGLDWASQIPLLTPRSDAPPAETWTEAVSPQGAEGLGVLSSSQEVGMEPAMSSEDLPLIFEPFEDATPAPPGGRALAWQPPAPTALAPGALTEADLGRAVTMDADRALSDIPPPGAAEWPSPWQTSGVEMAEAGETSPWPISTLYPRRPADHTGADITQNPGRTPPTISATLSASVTQQSPMATVTKAAHFPAARPKSGLEELESEEEEDEENEDTEDSEEEEEESDEDLTDGAVPGPAPTRPPYSLIPPPPVWVQRNQGLGE from the exons ATGGTGGGCTTGTGGCCGCTCCTGGGCCTCCAGTTGGCCGTGAGCGTCCTGTGGTCCGAGGCTGCCCCGCTGGTGCCCGAGGCTCCGGGGACCTTCGCGCCCCCCTCGGGGGCACCGGGCTGCGCCGCCCGACAGGACAGACAAGCGCCGGAACAAGCGCCGGAACAAGCGCCGGAACAAGCCACGGAACAAGCCACGGAACAAGCGCCGGAACAAGCGGCGGACGGATTAGAGCCGCAGCTCGCCCAGCGCTGGAGCTACGAGTGCCCGTCCGTGCCAAGGCTCGCGCCGCCGCCGGTGCCCGCCGCAGAAGCTGAAGCCGCCGCAGCCGAggacgagggagaggagggagaggagggaggggcggCCGCCATCGCCGGGGGAGACCGTGCTCCACTCACGGAGGGCGACCCAGCAACG GAGGGGCTGCTGCAGGGAGGTGCTGTAGAGGAGGAGGCGCGGGGCCAGGTGACGCTAactaccacctccaccaccaccaccacctcctcctccacctcctccgctgTGGCTGCTAGCGCGTTAGCGGGCGCACAGAGCCCTGTTGAGGAACGAGGGAGCAGCCCGGCGCTAGTCACCTCCACACCCTCAACTGCCGCCGAGCAGCAGGCGCCATGGCAACCACCCGACGGGCTCGCAGACGGGCACAGAGACGCAGCGGAGCCAGGGGACAGGGTGGcacacgaggaggaggaagaggaggaggaggagaagggagatgaggaggaggagggtgaaggagagggTCTGGCACACTTCTTACGCGCCGCCTCAGTCGGCGCCTCTCCTGCAACAGACGGCACGAGGGGCAGAGCCGCTGCCTACGCCGCCACCAGCGCCACCAGCGCCACCACGCCCGCCATGCCAACGGCAGCGCCACCCTCCGCAGGGCCGTCTGGCCGCGAGACAGATGGCCGGGGCGCAGCGCAGATGGCCCAGCAGAGCGGCGACCTCACGCAGGCCGGGGGTCACGCCGCCGCGGGACAGCGGTCAGGCAGCCCCGCACACACCCCGGGCACCGCACACACCCCGGGCACGGGCACGGGCACGCCCGCGCGGGCAGCGCCAGAGGGCCACTGGGGCGGAGACGAGGGCCGCTGGGAGGCAGCGCTGACCCGAGCTCCCCTGGGCACACCCTCGTCTCCAGACTCGGAGAGCGCGAGGGAAGCAGCGTCCACGGCTGCAGAGCGCAATCCGCCTCCGTCCGGCTCTGTCCAGGAGGGTCTCCTCGGCGCCTCTGTCCAGCCGGGCGACGGCACGACGTGGCCGGTCCCTCACGGCGAGTCCTCGGCGGAGCGCAggagccaggaggaggaggaggcggcagcAGGGGTCACTTCTCCTGCCGCAGGACTGGACTGGGCGTCTCAGATCCCGCTCCTCACCCCGAGGTCAGACGCTCCGCCGGCCGAGACGTGGACGGAGGCGGTGAGCCCGCagggag CGGAGGGGCTGGGTGTGCTGTCGTCCTCTCAGGAGGTTGGCATGGAGCCCGCCATGTCCTCCGAGGACCTCCCGCTCATCTTCGAGCCCTTTGAGGACGCCACGCCGGCGCCCCCTGGTGGGAGAGCGCTGGCATGGCAGCCGCCGGCCCCCACCGCGCTGGCACCGGGCGCGCTGACGGAGGCAGACCTCGGGCGAGCGGTTACCATGGACGCAGACCGAGCCCTCTCGGATATCCCTCCCCCGGGGGCTGCCGAGTGGCCGTCGCCATGGCAAACGTCTGGCGTGGAGATGGCAGAGGCTGGCGAGACGTCCCCGTGGCCAATCAGCACGCTGTATCCCAGGAGACCAGCGGACCACACag GTGCTGACATCACGCAGAACCCTGGGAGGACTCCTCCCACCATCTCTGCCACCCTATCAGCCAGCGTCACTCAGCAAAGCCCCATGGCAACTGTTACCAAGGCAGCACACTTTCCAGCGGCCAGACCCAAATCTGGGTTGGAGGAGCTGGaatctgagg aagaggaggatgaggagaacgAGGACACGGAGGactctgaggaagaggaggaggagagtgatgaAGATCTGACGGACGGAGCGGTGCCAGGCCCCGCCCCCACACGCCCCCCCTACAgcctcatcccccctccccccgtctgGGTGCAGCGCAACCAGGGCCTcggtgagtag
- the naa30 gene encoding N-alpha-acetyltransferase 30: MAAVPTGPSSALPESPAEITPFPGDGCGVPGEGKQQELLTPAKVLEQQISEGKLVKNTNQKCSLSHSESTQHNHNRTEEQQVNGVNPSMEDGFSHNHVDESPDELRQSPDRSDSCVDAASRTASDRNCSCERQERGPCANCCQTQSNNSDGRETRTEPNSEACQIPCGSAVGDQNTETNSDGTEAHRHSGENLDKGAHAAEPNPVEDSTPAAQLARLDLNSDAGFDQDILYVRYESELQMPGIMRLITKDLSEPYSIYTYRYFIHNWPQLCFLAVVDGECVGAIVCKLDMHKKMFRRGYIAMLAVDSKHRRKSIGTNLVKKAIYAMVEGDCDEVVLETEITNKSALKLYENLGFVRDKRLFRYYLNGVDALRLKLWLR, from the exons ATGGCCGCAGTGCCGACTGGGCCTAGCAGCGCCTTACCAGAATCCCCGGCTGAAATTACTCCCTTCCCCGGGGATGGGTGCGGTGTACCCGGGGAAGGGAAACAGCAGGAATTGCTTACCCCTGCCAAAGTACTGGAACAGCAGATCTCTGAGGGCAAACTAGTTAAAAATACAAACCAGAAGTGCTCGCTTTCTCACTCAGAGTCAACCCAGCACAACCACAATCGAACAGAAGAACAGCAAGTGAACGGCGTAAACCCTTCCATGGAGGACGGCTTCAGCCACAACCATGTAGACGAGAGTCCAGACGAACTGAGACAATCTCCAGATCGTTCTGACAGCTGTGTCGATGCGGCAAGCCGCACGGCAAGCGACAGAAATTGCTCTTGCGAACGTCAAGAGCGTGGTCCGTGTGCGAATTGCTGCCAGACCCAGTCGAACAATAGTGACGGCCGGGAGACTCGGACTGAACCCAATTCTGAAGCTTGCCAGATTCCCTGTGGCAGCGCCGTTGGTGACCAGAACACGGAAACCAACAGCGATGGCACGGAAGCACATAGACATTCAGGTGAAAACCTGGATAAAGGGGCCCACGCTGCTGAACCCAACCCGGTAGAAGACTCGACCCCAGCGGCTCAACTCGCGAGGTTAGACCTGAACAGCGACGCTGGGTTCGACCAAGATATCCTCTACGTTCGCTACGAGTCGGAACTACAGATGCCAGGAATCATGCGACTCATTACGAAAGATCTGTCCGAGCCTTACTCCATATACACCTATAGGTACTTCATCCATAACTGGCCGCAGCTCTGCTTCCTG gcggtgGTGGATGGCGAGTGTGTGGGTGCCATTGTGTGCAAGCTGGACATGCATAAGAAGATGTTCCGTCGCGGGTACATCGCCATGTTGGCCGTGGATTCCAAACACAGACGGAAAAGCATCG GTACCAACCTTGTGAAGAAGGCCATCTACGCCATGGTGGAGGGCGACTGTGATGAG GTTGTCTTGGAGACGGAGATCACCAACAAGTCTGCGCTGAAGCTGTATGAGAACCTGGGCTTTGTGAGGGACAAGCGTCTGTTCCGGTACTATCTCAACGGAGTGGACGCTCTGAGGCTCAAACTGTGGCTGCGCTAG